A region from the Candidatus Edwardsbacteria bacterium RifOxyA12_full_54_48 genome encodes:
- a CDS encoding MBL fold metallo-hydrolase — protein sequence MIYQTVVAKGLVDTNCYLLACSETGEAMIIDPGAFNPGEARTILGLISQHDLKPRYILNTHGHIDHIAGNQPIKKATGAELLIHSSDADMIGSGTMNGSFMFGKEVVSPPADRQLEDGQIIQLGKLSIRVIHTPGHTPGCICLHVDGTLFSGDTLFAGSVGRTDLPGGDEKAIIRSIKERLLNLPDETVIRPGHGPRTTIGQERKENPFL from the coding sequence CTGATATATCAGACCGTGGTGGCCAAGGGTCTGGTGGACACCAATTGCTATCTGCTGGCCTGCTCTGAAACCGGGGAAGCGATGATAATAGACCCCGGGGCTTTCAACCCGGGCGAAGCAAGGACCATCCTGGGGCTTATCAGCCAGCATGACCTGAAACCCCGATATATCCTGAACACTCACGGCCATATCGACCACATAGCCGGCAACCAACCGATCAAAAAGGCCACCGGGGCCGAACTGCTCATTCACTCCAGTGATGCCGACATGATTGGATCGGGCACCATGAACGGCTCGTTCATGTTCGGGAAAGAGGTCGTCTCTCCTCCGGCCGACCGGCAGTTGGAGGACGGCCAAATTATACAGCTGGGAAAGCTATCGATACGGGTGATCCATACCCCCGGCCATACACCGGGATGCATTTGTCTTCATGTCGATGGCACGCTTTTCTCCGGCGATACATTGTTTGCCGGCTCGGTGGGACGGACCGATCTGCCGGGCGGAGATGAAAAGGCCATCATCCGCTCAATCAAAGAAAGGCTTTTGAACCTGCCCGATGAGACCGTGATCCGGCCGGGCCATGGGCCGAGGACCACCATTGGGCAAGAGCGGAAAGAGAACCCGTTCCTGTGA
- a CDS encoding phosphoglycerate kinase: MKKLNIRDLDLKGKRVLVRVDFNVPQDKKTGAIKDDSRVVGALPTINYLIEHGAKVILMSHLGRPDGQVNVQFTLKPVAEKLSELLKKPIKFASDCIGLEPLKISQELKAGEVLLLENLRFHAEEEKNDPAFAKQLAELGEIYVNDAFGTAHRAHASTEGVTKYFKQNAAGFLMEKEIDYLSAVLESPEHPFVAILGGAKVSDKIAVIENLLNKADAVLIGGAMAYTFLLAQGKEVGSSLVEKDKLNMAKDILQKSQKIRFLLPIDHIAAEKKEGQPDKKGKPTFTFVNPKEVAEIPRGLAGVDIGPRTIIEYNKAISGARTIVWNGPMGIFETPEYAKGTFEVAKAVAASGAKSIIGGGDSASAVHLSGVAEKISHISTGGGASLEFLEGKVLPGVAALTDK; this comes from the coding sequence ATGAAAAAACTCAATATCCGCGATCTCGATCTGAAAGGCAAACGGGTGCTGGTCCGGGTGGATTTCAACGTTCCCCAGGACAAGAAGACCGGGGCCATCAAGGACGACTCCCGGGTGGTGGGGGCTCTGCCTACCATCAATTATCTGATCGAACATGGGGCCAAGGTAATATTGATGTCCCATCTGGGAAGGCCCGATGGTCAGGTAAATGTGCAGTTCACCCTAAAACCGGTGGCTGAAAAGCTGTCGGAATTGCTTAAAAAGCCGATCAAATTCGCTTCCGATTGCATCGGTTTGGAGCCGCTGAAAATATCACAGGAATTGAAAGCGGGCGAAGTTCTCTTGTTGGAGAACCTGCGTTTCCATGCCGAAGAGGAGAAGAACGATCCGGCTTTTGCCAAACAGCTGGCGGAGCTGGGGGAAATATATGTCAACGACGCTTTCGGCACTGCCCACCGGGCCCACGCCTCCACCGAGGGAGTGACAAAATATTTCAAACAGAACGCCGCCGGGTTCCTGATGGAGAAGGAGATAGATTATCTGTCGGCCGTCCTGGAAAGCCCGGAGCATCCCTTTGTGGCCATCCTGGGCGGGGCCAAGGTGTCCGATAAAATTGCGGTGATAGAGAATCTTTTAAACAAAGCCGATGCCGTTCTGATCGGCGGGGCCATGGCCTACACATTCTTGCTGGCCCAGGGCAAGGAGGTCGGCTCCTCCCTGGTCGAGAAGGACAAACTGAATATGGCCAAGGATATCCTGCAAAAATCCCAAAAGATCAGATTTCTACTGCCGATAGACCACATTGCAGCCGAGAAAAAAGAAGGCCAACCGGATAAGAAAGGAAAGCCGACCTTCACCTTCGTCAATCCCAAAGAGGTCGCAGAAATCCCCCGGGGCCTGGCCGGTGTGGACATCGGTCCCCGGACGATCATCGAGTACAATAAGGCCATCTCCGGGGCTAGGACCATAGTCTGGAACGGACCGATGGGCATCTTCGAGACCCCGGAATACGCCAAGGGGACCTTCGAAGTGGCCAAAGCCGTGGCGGCATCGGGGGCCAAGTCCATCATCGGCGGGGGGGATTCCGCCTCGGCGGTGCATCTTTCCGGGGTGGCCGAAAAGATATCGCATATCTCCACCGGGGGCGGGGCGTCGTTGGAGTTTTTGGAGGGGAAAGTACTGCCCGGCGTGGCGGCGTTGACGGATAAATAA
- a CDS encoding triose-phosphate isomerase, which produces MRKPIIAGNWKMHKNMSEAKALAEGIVQKVQKVEKVQIVLCPPFTALGVVAEAIKGSNVELGAQNCHFEDKGAFSGEISTAFLIDAGCKFVIIGHSERRQYFVEDDALINKKIKKALSSGLIPIFCIGETLQERQKEQTFDVLKRQVLHGLQEVNLSDPERLIVAYEPVWAIGTGMTASKEQAQEAHRYIRDLLAGLWGSETAEKIRIQYGGSVKPDNVTELMAQDDIDGALVGGASLEADSFSRIIKF; this is translated from the coding sequence ATGCGCAAACCCATAATTGCCGGAAACTGGAAGATGCACAAAAATATGTCCGAGGCCAAAGCTTTGGCGGAAGGCATTGTTCAAAAGGTTCAAAAGGTTGAAAAAGTTCAAATAGTGCTGTGTCCGCCTTTTACGGCCTTGGGGGTCGTGGCTGAAGCAATAAAAGGATCTAATGTCGAATTGGGCGCCCAGAACTGCCATTTCGAGGATAAAGGCGCCTTTAGCGGCGAGATATCCACGGCGTTTCTTATCGATGCCGGGTGCAAATTTGTGATCATAGGGCATTCCGAGCGACGGCAGTATTTTGTCGAGGATGATGCCCTGATCAACAAGAAGATCAAAAAAGCTTTGTCTTCAGGGCTGATACCCATATTCTGCATCGGCGAGACCCTGCAGGAGCGCCAGAAGGAACAGACCTTCGACGTGCTGAAACGCCAGGTGCTGCATGGCCTGCAGGAAGTAAACCTCTCCGATCCCGAACGGTTGATAGTTGCCTATGAGCCGGTTTGGGCCATCGGGACCGGAATGACCGCCAGCAAGGAACAGGCCCAGGAGGCCCACCGTTATATCCGCGACCTGCTGGCCGGGCTGTGGGGAAGCGAGACTGCCGAAAAGATAAGGATACAATACGGCGGCAGCGTCAAACCGGACAATGTCACGGAACTTATGGCCCAGGACGATATCGACGGAGCCCTGGTGGGCGGGGCCAGCCTGGAGGCAGATTCTTTTTCCAGGATCATAAAATTTTGA
- a CDS encoding methylenetetrahydrofolate reductase [NAD(P)H] — protein sequence MHVTQHLEQRKKTLVSLEITPPEKGHSIQVIYDAIDRLMPFNPSFINVTYHQQRIVYEEVNGVIVKIPKRKKPGTVGICTALANRYRVETVPHLICGGFNRYETEDALIDLQYLGFENLFVIRGDPPPDYKGFLPEPEGHHHACQLVEQIAHLNRGQYLENLDDAIPTNFCMGVAGYPEKHYEAPNLADDIRNLKSKVDQGASYILTQMVFSAELFESFVKKAREAGITVPIIPGIKVMVNRDQLTSIPRDFYVSLPEKLVDTIKQHDDKAAARQAGIDFTARLCQDLIDLDVPCLHFYTLGKTSATAEVMKQLKEKQLI from the coding sequence ATGCACGTCACCCAGCATCTGGAACAGCGGAAGAAGACCCTGGTCTCACTGGAGATCACCCCGCCCGAGAAAGGCCACAGCATCCAGGTGATCTATGATGCCATCGACCGGCTGATGCCCTTCAATCCCTCCTTCATCAATGTCACCTATCACCAGCAGCGGATCGTCTACGAGGAGGTGAACGGCGTCATCGTCAAGATACCTAAGCGCAAGAAGCCTGGCACGGTGGGCATCTGCACCGCCCTGGCCAACCGCTACCGGGTGGAGACGGTGCCGCACCTGATCTGCGGGGGATTCAACCGTTACGAGACCGAGGATGCCCTGATCGACCTGCAGTACCTGGGCTTCGAGAACCTGTTCGTCATCCGGGGCGACCCCCCGCCCGATTACAAGGGCTTTCTCCCGGAGCCCGAGGGGCACCACCATGCCTGCCAGCTGGTGGAGCAGATAGCCCATCTCAACCGGGGCCAGTATCTGGAGAACCTGGACGACGCCATCCCCACCAATTTCTGCATGGGGGTGGCCGGATATCCGGAGAAGCATTACGAGGCCCCCAACCTAGCCGACGACATCCGGAACCTTAAATCCAAGGTGGACCAGGGCGCTTCGTATATATTGACCCAGATGGTGTTCTCGGCCGAATTGTTCGAATCGTTCGTCAAAAAGGCCCGGGAGGCCGGTATAACCGTGCCCATCATCCCCGGCATCAAGGTGATGGTCAACCGGGACCAGCTGACCAGTATCCCCCGCGATTTTTACGTTTCCTTGCCGGAAAAACTGGTGGACACCATCAAGCAGCATGACGACAAGGCCGCGGCCCGCCAGGCCGGGATCGATTTCACCGCCCGGCTCTGCCAGGACCTGATCGATCTGGATGTCCCCTGCCTTCACTTTTACACCCTGGGCAAGACCTCCGCCACCGCCGAGGTGATGAAACAGCTCAAGGAGAAACAGCTGATATGA
- a CDS encoding 8-amino-7-oxononanoate synthase encodes MDIFQKCFDFKEAQLARQAGLYPYFHPLSSAQEPEVIIDGQKMIMIGSNNYLGLTTHPRVKEAAVKAIEKFGTGCTGSRFLTGTLDMHNELEAKLAKFLNKEAALVFSTGMQTNLGVISCLGTKDDILITDKFDHASILDGCRLSYSMMRRFQHNDMDSLERLLKGLDHHKGKMIIVDGIYSMEGDIANLPELVRLGKKYNARVLVDDAHGLGVLGKHGRGTAEHFGLEQETDLMMGTFSKSFAAIGGVVAGDFEVIDYVKHFARSMIFSAALPPALTAAVSAAVDVLQDEPELLTKLWHNADKMLAGFREMGYDTGVACTPIIPLMIGSREKAFALWKHLMTHGVFANPVMSPAVPEGREMIRTSFSAAHTEAQLDKVLEEFRSAGKELGLI; translated from the coding sequence ATGGATATATTCCAGAAATGTTTCGATTTTAAGGAGGCCCAGCTGGCCCGCCAGGCCGGGCTGTATCCCTATTTCCACCCTCTGTCCTCGGCCCAGGAGCCGGAGGTGATAATAGACGGCCAGAAGATGATCATGATCGGCTCCAACAATTACCTGGGCCTGACCACCCATCCCCGGGTCAAGGAGGCGGCCGTCAAGGCCATCGAGAAATTCGGCACCGGCTGCACCGGCTCCCGCTTTCTTACCGGCACCCTGGACATGCACAACGAGCTGGAGGCCAAACTGGCCAAGTTCCTGAACAAGGAAGCGGCCCTGGTGTTCTCCACCGGCATGCAGACCAACCTGGGCGTCATCTCCTGCCTGGGCACCAAGGATGATATTTTGATCACCGACAAGTTCGACCACGCCTCCATCCTGGACGGCTGCCGGCTGTCGTACTCCATGATGCGGCGTTTCCAGCACAACGATATGGATAGCCTGGAAAGGCTGCTGAAAGGGCTGGACCATCATAAGGGCAAGATGATCATCGTGGACGGTATCTACAGCATGGAGGGCGACATCGCCAACCTGCCGGAGCTGGTCCGCCTGGGCAAAAAATACAATGCCCGGGTGCTGGTGGACGATGCCCATGGCCTGGGGGTGCTGGGCAAGCACGGCCGGGGCACCGCCGAGCACTTCGGCCTGGAGCAGGAGACCGACCTGATGATGGGCACCTTTTCCAAGAGTTTCGCCGCCATCGGCGGAGTGGTGGCCGGCGATTTCGAGGTGATAGACTACGTCAAGCATTTCGCCCGCAGCATGATCTTCTCGGCCGCCCTGCCCCCGGCATTGACCGCCGCCGTCTCGGCCGCGGTGGATGTTCTTCAGGACGAGCCGGAGTTGCTGACCAAGCTGTGGCACAATGCCGACAAGATGCTGGCCGGCTTCAGGGAAATGGGCTACGACACCGGGGTGGCCTGCACCCCCATCATTCCGTTGATGATCGGCTCCCGGGAGAAGGCCTTTGCCCTGTGGAAGCACCTGATGACCCACGGTGTCTTCGCCAACCCGGTGATGTCCCCGGCGGTGCCCGAGGGCCGGGAGATGATCCGCACCAGCTTCTCGGCCGCCCACACCGAGGCCCAGCTGGACAAGGTGCTGGAGGAGTTCCGGTCCGCCGGAAAGGAACTGGGGCTGATCTGA
- a CDS encoding aldehyde:ferredoxin oxidoreductase has product MKYLKTNPSLCKGIKACEKTCSKAFFKVEDPEKSAIRVKQTEAGFEINVCNQCGECIAVCPVLALKRNSQGVVMLDKKLCVGCLMCVGYCPTLSMRTHPDQREPFKCVACGICARACPEKALEIAER; this is encoded by the coding sequence ATGAAGTATCTGAAGACCAATCCATCCCTGTGCAAAGGGATCAAGGCCTGCGAGAAGACCTGTTCCAAGGCCTTCTTTAAGGTGGAGGATCCGGAGAAATCGGCCATCAGGGTCAAGCAGACCGAGGCCGGTTTCGAGATCAACGTCTGCAACCAGTGCGGCGAATGCATAGCGGTGTGCCCGGTGCTGGCCCTCAAGCGCAACAGCCAGGGCGTGGTGATGCTGGACAAGAAACTGTGCGTGGGCTGTCTGATGTGCGTGGGCTACTGCCCCACCCTGTCCATGCGCACCCACCCCGATCAGCGGGAGCCCTTCAAGTGCGTGGCCTGCGGGATCTGCGCCAGGGCCTGCCCCGAGAAGGCGCTGGAGATAGCAGAACGGTAA
- a CDS encoding aldehyde:ferredoxin oxidoreductase codes for MDENKVFEYTRYTEGIEAMKAAHKVLAEHSFTPSLPQKGYNNRSLHIDLGTLKFTEKKIGEAMKQTFTGGRGFGLKYLWDAIKPTTKWNDPENDIIISPGPICGITQYPGCGKSLVVALSPITNIPIDSNVGGYFGPLLKFSGFDALEIQGKAKADVIVVIDGVKGKVTLETAPQESLDSHVAAEQFTHEYATDEADLRNVSVVSAGAAAAHSLIGCLNFSYYDMRRKVTRLKQAGRGGIGTVFRDKGLKALIVHGPQVKGDMNHPADLGRIQRAGVKLHKEMHDFDDKMCTMRKVGTTNIVSVMDAYDLLPVMNFQYGSHPDTKNIDKTMWVKQFTQGIPDGCWYGCSMACAHGVDEFALRTGPYKGHKVVVDGPEYETAAGCGSNCGIFDPLWVIECNFYCDTYGIDTISFGTITGFIMECWQRGILNAERTGGLDMSWGKGESQLELMHQMAKGQGFGLIAGQGVQRMKRIFADQGWGDYAFLNDIGLEGKGLEQSEYMSKESLAQQGGYYLTNKGPQHDEAWVIFMDMVNNQIPTFEDKAEALYYFPMFRTWFGLNGLCKLPWNDIEPGDNRTKNAPMDAAKVPEHVQNYVDLFSGVTGREITKEEIIKMSERVYQFQRVFDLRMGKGTRKYDQPPYRAMGPVTKEEYESRQERYDKQLQEWMQIDPAGKSIEEKMALHRKYREDRYQKLVDAVYKRRGWTSNGIPTLETLKRNGIDFPEVVATVLPHLSETEVKEARTAYVATKKTEPKGNKISKTKDKKAAGKKQKAKTKNKKAAGKKQKAKTKNKKAAGKKKAVKKTVAKAKPKAKKVIVKKKAAAKKQKPKAKNKKAAARKPVKKSKRK; via the coding sequence ATGGACGAGAACAAGGTCTTTGAATATACCAGATACACCGAAGGCATCGAAGCGATGAAGGCGGCTCATAAAGTGCTGGCCGAGCATTCTTTCACTCCCAGCCTGCCCCAGAAGGGCTACAACAACCGCTCCCTGCATATCGATCTGGGCACCTTGAAGTTCACCGAGAAGAAGATCGGCGAGGCCATGAAGCAGACCTTCACCGGCGGGCGGGGCTTCGGATTAAAATATCTGTGGGACGCCATCAAGCCCACCACCAAGTGGAACGACCCGGAGAACGACATCATCATCTCCCCAGGCCCGATCTGCGGCATCACCCAGTATCCGGGCTGCGGCAAATCGCTGGTGGTGGCCCTGTCGCCCATCACCAACATTCCCATCGACTCCAATGTCGGCGGCTATTTCGGCCCGCTGTTGAAATTCTCCGGCTTCGACGCCCTGGAGATCCAGGGCAAGGCCAAGGCAGACGTGATCGTGGTGATCGACGGGGTCAAGGGGAAGGTCACCCTCGAGACCGCCCCCCAGGAATCCCTGGACTCCCACGTGGCGGCCGAGCAGTTCACCCATGAGTATGCCACGGACGAGGCCGACCTGCGCAACGTCTCGGTGGTCAGCGCCGGGGCCGCCGCGGCCCACAGCCTGATCGGCTGCCTGAACTTCTCCTATTACGACATGCGGCGCAAGGTGACCCGTTTAAAACAGGCCGGGCGGGGAGGGATCGGCACGGTGTTCCGCGACAAGGGCCTCAAGGCCCTGATCGTTCACGGGCCGCAGGTCAAGGGCGACATGAACCATCCGGCCGACCTGGGCCGGATCCAGCGGGCCGGGGTCAAACTGCACAAGGAGATGCACGACTTCGACGACAAGATGTGCACCATGCGCAAGGTGGGCACCACCAACATCGTCAGCGTGATGGACGCCTACGACCTGCTGCCGGTGATGAACTTCCAGTACGGCAGCCATCCCGACACCAAGAACATAGACAAGACCATGTGGGTCAAACAATTCACCCAGGGCATCCCGGACGGATGCTGGTACGGCTGTTCCATGGCCTGCGCCCACGGGGTGGATGAGTTCGCCCTGCGCACCGGCCCCTACAAGGGCCACAAAGTGGTGGTGGACGGCCCGGAGTACGAGACCGCGGCCGGCTGCGGCTCCAACTGCGGGATCTTCGACCCCTTATGGGTCATCGAATGCAACTTCTACTGCGACACCTACGGCATCGACACCATCAGCTTCGGCACCATCACCGGCTTCATCATGGAATGCTGGCAGCGGGGCATCCTCAACGCCGAACGCACCGGCGGGCTGGACATGAGCTGGGGCAAGGGGGAATCGCAATTAGAGCTGATGCACCAGATGGCTAAGGGTCAGGGTTTTGGGCTGATCGCCGGCCAGGGGGTGCAGCGGATGAAAAGGATCTTCGCCGACCAGGGCTGGGGGGACTACGCCTTCCTCAACGACATCGGGCTGGAGGGCAAGGGGCTGGAGCAGTCGGAATACATGTCAAAAGAATCGCTGGCCCAGCAGGGCGGCTACTACCTCACCAACAAGGGCCCCCAGCACGACGAGGCCTGGGTGATCTTCATGGACATGGTCAACAACCAGATCCCCACCTTTGAGGACAAGGCCGAGGCCCTGTACTATTTCCCGATGTTCCGCACCTGGTTCGGGCTGAACGGCCTGTGCAAGCTGCCTTGGAACGACATCGAGCCCGGCGACAACCGCACCAAGAACGCCCCCATGGACGCGGCCAAGGTGCCGGAGCACGTTCAGAATTACGTGGACCTGTTCTCCGGGGTCACCGGCCGGGAGATCACCAAGGAGGAGATCATCAAAATGTCGGAGCGGGTCTACCAGTTCCAGAGGGTGTTCGACCTGCGGATGGGCAAGGGAACCCGGAAATACGACCAGCCGCCCTACCGGGCCATGGGGCCGGTCACCAAGGAGGAATACGAGTCCCGCCAGGAACGATATGACAAACAGCTACAGGAATGGATGCAGATAGACCCGGCCGGAAAGTCCATCGAGGAGAAGATGGCCCTGCACCGCAAATACCGGGAGGACCGCTACCAGAAGCTGGTGGATGCGGTCTACAAGCGGCGGGGCTGGACCTCCAACGGGATCCCCACCCTGGAGACCCTGAAACGCAACGGGATAGATTTCCCGGAGGTGGTGGCCACGGTGCTGCCGCACCTGTCGGAAACGGAGGTCAAAGAGGCCCGGACGGCCTATGTGGCTACCAAGAAGACAGAGCCTAAGGGAAATAAAATATCAAAAACCAAAGATAAAAAAGCGGCGGGCAAAAAGCAAAAAGCAAAAACCAAAAATAAAAAAGCAGCGGGCAAAAAGCAAAAAGCAAAAACCAAAAATAAAAAAGCAGCGGGCAAAAAGAAAGCAGTCAAAAAAACGGTCGCCAAAGCAAAACCCAAGGCTAAAAAAGTAATTGTCAAGAAAAAAGCGGCGGCCAAAAAGCAAAAACCAAAAGCCAAAAATAAAAAAGCAGCCGCCAGAAAGCCGGTGAAAAAGTCCAAGAGAAAATAA
- a CDS encoding D-tyrosyl-tRNA(Tyr) deacylase produces the protein MRLVIQRVSSASVTVENDLTGKIGQGLVILAGFSHLDDEAVIGKLAEKAVNLRIFEDAEGKMNLSLLDVRGGILLVSQFTLYADCRKGRRPSFTDAAAPEKAQALYQKLITAIKSYGIEVQTGMFGAKMLVEINNDGPVTVILDSRDIC, from the coding sequence ATGCGTCTAGTGATTCAGCGCGTTTCTTCGGCTTCGGTAACCGTCGAAAATGATCTTACCGGGAAGATCGGCCAGGGTCTCGTTATCCTGGCCGGATTTTCACATCTGGACGACGAGGCGGTCATCGGCAAACTGGCCGAGAAGGCGGTAAATCTACGGATATTCGAGGATGCCGAAGGTAAAATGAATCTTTCCCTGCTGGATGTCAGGGGAGGCATCCTGCTGGTCTCCCAGTTCACCCTGTATGCCGACTGCCGGAAGGGGAGGCGTCCCTCCTTCACCGATGCGGCCGCTCCGGAAAAAGCCCAAGCGCTGTACCAAAAACTAATTACTGCAATTAAATCTTACGGCATAGAGGTGCAGACCGGAATGTTCGGAGCCAAAATGTTAGTGGAGATAAATAACGATGGACCGGTGACCGTCATTTTGGATTCCCGGGATATTTGCTGA